From a region of the Streptomyces sp. NBC_01454 genome:
- a CDS encoding NADP-dependent oxidoreductase, with amino-acid sequence MKAISTPSYGDPEVLAYSDLPDPKVAPDSVLVRVKAAGVNPVDWKILAGYLDPIMDVHFPLIPGWDVAGVVEAVGADATEYAIGDEVIGYVRKDAVQQGTYAELVAAPVRTLARKPASLSWQQAAGLPLAGLTAYQSLARVDAKKGETVLVHAAAGGVGSLAVQIAVARGARVIGTASEGNHAFLRSLGAEPVTYGDGLADRVRALAPEGIDAAVDFVGGGVVEVSQELLKDRSRVASVADGEVTGKGGHMVWVRPDSADLTALGALADAGKLTVPVAAVFPLSRAAEALRQSMAGRTRGKIVLEVS; translated from the coding sequence ATGAAGGCAATCAGCACGCCGAGCTATGGCGACCCCGAGGTCCTCGCATACTCCGACCTGCCCGACCCCAAGGTGGCCCCGGACTCGGTCCTGGTCCGGGTCAAGGCGGCCGGGGTCAATCCGGTGGACTGGAAGATCCTCGCCGGCTATCTCGACCCGATCATGGACGTGCACTTCCCGCTCATCCCCGGATGGGACGTGGCGGGTGTGGTGGAAGCCGTCGGCGCGGACGCCACCGAGTACGCGATCGGTGACGAGGTCATCGGCTATGTCCGCAAGGACGCCGTCCAGCAGGGCACCTACGCCGAGCTGGTCGCCGCGCCGGTGCGGACCCTGGCGCGCAAGCCCGCCTCGCTCAGCTGGCAGCAGGCCGCCGGGCTGCCGCTGGCCGGCCTGACGGCCTATCAGTCGCTGGCGCGGGTGGACGCGAAGAAGGGCGAGACGGTCCTGGTGCATGCCGCCGCGGGCGGTGTCGGCTCGCTCGCCGTCCAGATCGCGGTGGCCCGGGGTGCCCGGGTCATCGGCACGGCAAGTGAGGGCAACCACGCCTTCCTGCGGTCCCTGGGAGCCGAGCCGGTCACTTACGGCGACGGACTCGCCGACCGGGTGCGGGCCCTGGCACCCGAGGGCATCGACGCGGCCGTGGACTTCGTCGGCGGGGGCGTCGTGGAGGTCTCGCAGGAGCTGCTCAAGGACCGCAGCCGGGTGGCCTCCGTCGCCGACGGCGAGGTCACGGGCAAGGGCGGCCACATGGTGTGGGTGCGCCCGGACTCCGCCGATCTGACCGCGCTCGGCGCGCTCGCGGACGCCGGGAAGCTGACCGTGCCGGTCGCCGCCGTCTTCCCGTTGTCCCGGGCCGCCGAGGCGCTGCGGCAGAGCATGGCCGGGCGGACCCGCGGCAAGATCGTCCTTGAGGTGTCCTGA
- a CDS encoding cytochrome P450: MTEAIAYFQDRTCPYHPPAGYQPLREAGPLAHVALYDGRRVWAVTRHTEARALLSDPRLSSDRQNPAFPAPFARFAALQQVRSPLIGVDDPEHNTQRRMLIPSFSVKRIAALRPQIQQIVDALLDRMLAQGPPAELVSAFALPVPSMVICSLLGVPYSDHEFFEEASRRLLRSRTAEEAEAARVGLEDYFDELIAHKEKTPGEGLLDELVHDELRTGALDRGDLARLAMILLVAGHETTANMISLGTFTLLEHPGQLARLKAEEGLLPAAVEELLRFLSIADGLLRVAAADIEIGGQVIRADDGVLFPTSLINRDDGAYPAPDELDLGRSARHHVAFGFGIHQCLGQNLARAEMEVALRSLFARIPDLRLAVPAAEIPFKAGDTLQGMIELPLAW, from the coding sequence GTGACCGAAGCCATTGCGTATTTCCAGGACCGCACCTGCCCCTACCACCCGCCGGCCGGCTACCAGCCCCTGCGCGAGGCCGGCCCGCTGGCCCATGTCGCCCTCTACGACGGCCGCAGGGTGTGGGCGGTGACCCGCCACACCGAGGCGCGGGCGCTGCTGAGCGACCCGCGGCTGTCCTCCGACCGGCAGAACCCGGCCTTCCCGGCCCCGTTCGCACGCTTCGCGGCGCTCCAGCAGGTCAGGTCGCCGCTGATCGGAGTGGACGACCCCGAGCACAACACGCAGCGCCGGATGCTGATCCCCAGCTTCAGCGTCAAGCGGATCGCGGCGCTGCGGCCGCAGATCCAGCAGATCGTCGACGCTCTGCTCGACCGGATGCTGGCGCAGGGGCCGCCCGCCGAGCTGGTCTCCGCGTTCGCGCTGCCGGTCCCCTCGATGGTGATCTGCTCGCTGCTCGGCGTCCCCTACTCCGACCACGAGTTCTTCGAGGAGGCGTCCCGCCGGCTCCTGCGCAGCCGTACGGCCGAGGAGGCGGAGGCCGCCCGGGTCGGACTGGAGGACTACTTCGACGAACTGATCGCCCACAAGGAGAAGACCCCGGGCGAGGGCCTGCTGGACGAGCTGGTCCACGACGAGCTGCGCACCGGCGCCCTGGACCGCGGGGATCTGGCCCGGCTCGCCATGATCCTTCTGGTGGCCGGCCACGAGACCACCGCCAACATGATCTCGCTCGGCACCTTCACCCTGCTGGAGCACCCCGGACAGCTGGCCCGGCTGAAGGCCGAGGAGGGGCTGCTGCCGGCCGCCGTCGAGGAGCTGCTGCGGTTCCTGTCCATCGCGGACGGACTGCTGCGGGTGGCGGCGGCGGACATCGAGATCGGCGGGCAGGTCATCCGTGCCGACGACGGCGTGCTGTTCCCCACCTCGCTGATCAACCGGGACGACGGCGCCTACCCGGCACCGGACGAGCTGGACCTCGGCCGGTCCGCCCGCCACCACGTGGCGTTCGGGTTCGGCATCCACCAGTGCCTGGGGCAGAACCTCGCCCGGGCGGAAATGGAGGTCGCGCTGCGCTCGCTGTTCGCCAGGATCCCGGATCTGCGACTCGCCGTGCCGGCTGCCGAGATCCCCTTCAAGGCGGGGGACACTCTGCAAGGAATGATCGAACTGCCGCTGGCCTGGTAG
- a CDS encoding S66 peptidase family protein, whose product MTGVSLLRPPRLRPGDRVAVVAPSGPLSPERLDRGLDVLRGWDLDPVPAPHVRGTHATLGYLAATDEERAHDLQAAWCDPSVKAVFAARGGYGAQRMVDLLDWDAVRAAAPKPLIGFSDVTVLHEAFAVRAGVSTLHGPAVAGEVFLKDEATRAYLWRTLFAPETVRTLAAPSARPLVPGRARGVTLGGCLTMLATELGAPRARPGAAGGLLLLEDVGEPPYRIDRALTQLLRAGWLEGVAGIALGSWARCGPYDRVREVLADRLGGLGVPVAEECGFGHGDTALTVPLGVPAVLDATAGTLVLDAPATV is encoded by the coding sequence ATGACGGGGGTATCGCTCCTCCGCCCGCCGCGGCTGCGGCCCGGCGACCGGGTGGCCGTGGTGGCGCCCAGCGGCCCGCTCTCGCCGGAGCGGCTGGACCGCGGGCTGGATGTGCTCCGTGGCTGGGATCTCGACCCGGTGCCCGCACCCCACGTCCGCGGCACCCACGCCACCCTGGGCTACCTCGCCGCGACCGACGAGGAGCGGGCCCACGACCTCCAGGCGGCATGGTGCGACCCGTCGGTCAAGGCGGTGTTCGCGGCGCGCGGCGGCTACGGCGCCCAGCGGATGGTCGACCTGCTGGACTGGGACGCCGTCCGGGCCGCCGCCCCCAAGCCGCTGATCGGTTTCAGCGATGTGACGGTGCTGCACGAGGCGTTCGCGGTGCGCGCCGGGGTGTCCACGCTGCACGGACCGGCCGTGGCCGGAGAGGTCTTCCTGAAGGACGAGGCCACCCGCGCGTACCTGTGGCGCACGCTCTTCGCGCCGGAGACCGTCCGCACCCTGGCCGCGCCGTCCGCCCGGCCGCTGGTGCCCGGGCGGGCCCGCGGGGTCACCCTCGGCGGCTGCCTGACCATGCTCGCCACCGAGTTGGGCGCGCCACGGGCCAGGCCGGGCGCGGCGGGCGGGCTGTTGCTGCTGGAGGACGTGGGGGAGCCGCCGTACCGCATCGACCGGGCGCTCACCCAACTCCTGCGGGCCGGCTGGCTGGAGGGGGTGGCCGGGATCGCCCTCGGCTCCTGGGCCCGCTGCGGCCCCTACGACCGGGTGCGGGAGGTGCTGGCGGACCGGCTGGGCGGGCTCGGGGTGCCGGTGGCCGAGGAGTGCGGCTTCGGGCACGGCGATACGGCGCTGACCGTGCCGCTGGGCGTGCCCGCCGTACTGGACGCGACGGCCGGCACGCTCGTCCTGGACGCCCCGGCGACGGTGTGA
- a CDS encoding arginase family protein, which yields MRRTVLIDAPSNLGLRPPAPGVVPGCYKLAGALRDQGLLRRLGALEGGVVVPPRYDLGEWKEGDGDFHAAPLAAYTRTLAARIEGHVRGGDFPVVLGGDCSILLGAVLALRRLGRYGVVHLDGHGDFRHPGNAEVSGPVGAAAGEGLAQITGRGQPDLTDLDGLGPYVRDEDLSVLGLRDADEDQAELTGLGIAHTPVGGIRRRGPERVAREVLARFHRSPLDGFWIHLDADVLDPSVMPAVDSPDPDGLLPDELRALLGPLAASPRCAGVNVTSYDPDRDPEGAGAVLLADLLEDVFAQP from the coding sequence ATGCGCCGTACCGTACTGATCGATGCACCCTCCAACCTGGGGCTGCGGCCGCCCGCGCCCGGCGTGGTCCCCGGCTGTTACAAGCTGGCCGGCGCGCTGCGCGACCAGGGGCTGCTGCGGCGGCTCGGTGCCCTGGAGGGTGGCGTGGTGGTGCCGCCGCGCTACGACCTGGGCGAGTGGAAGGAGGGTGACGGCGACTTCCACGCCGCGCCCCTCGCCGCCTACACCCGCACGCTCGCGGCCCGCATCGAGGGACACGTCCGCGGGGGCGACTTCCCGGTGGTGCTGGGCGGCGACTGCAGCATCCTGCTCGGGGCGGTGCTCGCACTGCGGCGGCTGGGGCGGTACGGCGTCGTCCACCTCGACGGGCACGGCGACTTCCGGCACCCGGGCAACGCGGAGGTCTCCGGTCCGGTCGGTGCCGCCGCCGGAGAGGGCCTGGCGCAGATCACCGGGCGCGGACAGCCCGACCTCACGGACCTCGACGGCCTGGGGCCCTACGTCCGCGACGAGGACCTGAGCGTGCTGGGCCTGCGCGACGCGGACGAGGACCAGGCGGAGCTGACCGGCCTGGGCATCGCCCACACCCCGGTCGGCGGGATCCGGCGGCGCGGCCCGGAGCGGGTGGCACGCGAGGTCCTCGCCCGCTTCCACCGCTCCCCGCTCGACGGCTTCTGGATCCACCTCGACGCGGATGTCCTCGACCCGTCCGTGATGCCGGCCGTCGACAGCCCCGACCCCGATGGCCTGCTCCCCGACGAACTCCGGGCGCTGCTCGGCCCGCTGGCCGCCTCGCCCCGCTGTGCCGGGGTCAACGTCACCAGCTACGACCCGGACCGCGACCCCGAGGGGGCCGGTGCGGTGCTGCTCGCCGACCTCCTTGAGGACGTCTTTGCGCAACCCTGA
- a CDS encoding glyoxalase superfamily protein — MDIRFHRTVPVFRIFDVAKAHEFYLGYLGCTVDWEHRFEPGMPLYTQVSRGDLVLHLSEHHGDATPGSTVYTELSGVHALHAELAGKGYPYLRPGLERDGRGTTLTLTDPFGNRLRLAEPGGPDRAGGEAPAG; from the coding sequence ATGGACATCCGCTTCCACCGCACCGTCCCGGTCTTCCGGATCTTCGACGTCGCCAAGGCCCATGAGTTCTACCTCGGCTACCTCGGCTGCACCGTCGACTGGGAGCACCGCTTCGAGCCCGGTATGCCGCTCTACACCCAGGTCTCCCGCGGTGACCTGGTCCTGCATCTGTCCGAGCACCACGGCGACGCGACGCCCGGCTCCACCGTGTACACCGAGCTGAGCGGGGTGCACGCGCTGCACGCCGAGCTGGCCGGCAAGGGCTATCCGTATCTGCGGCCCGGTCTGGAGCGGGACGGGAGGGGGACCACGCTCACGCTGACCGATCCCTTCGGCAACCGGCTGCGGCTGGCCGAGCCGGGTGGCCCCGACCGGGCGGGCGGGGAGGCGCCGGCCGGGTGA
- a CDS encoding alpha/beta fold hydrolase, whose amino-acid sequence MSLTLLAGCALLAPFTLSPPAPVAAAGPYTVTALKVTVRAGDRNCTLDTDLYRPAGADAAHPAPAVLTTNGFGGSKTDSSTAGLAKALAARGYVTLAYSGLGFGRSGCPISLDDPALDGRAASGLVDLLAGTRTADNGTRLDYVTRDGAGDPRVGMIGASYGGAVQLATAAVDRRVDALVPLITWNDLSYSLAPNAAGRGQGRAGALPGAYKWQWTNGFFLIGEAQGLLHPDLDPSRTGGAGCLHFAARACDTKRLLDSGSYPAGRTRAVLRYVRSVSPVSYLAAVKAPTLLVQGQADTLFNLNEAAATYRTLHARGTPARMIWQAWGHSGGMRKPADGELDLARGNLDTSYVGRRILAWFDRYLHRRTAAATGPAFAYYRDWAGDGPAYGTARSFPAGAVRRLYLSGDGRLVGRRGEVVRGSREYRNLRGPTSHSESSLAGLLGLPDVPPYDARGTFADWTSPPVTGAPLEVVGAPAVTLRAVAPAAARQQGSPDAADRLVLFAKLYDVAPDGGKTLVHRLVAPARVADVTRRFTVELPGIVHRFEPGHRLRLVIAASDDAYTGNRGVKPVTVGAAPGDTGVLELPVVRGVLP is encoded by the coding sequence ATGTCCCTCACCCTGCTGGCCGGCTGTGCGCTCCTCGCGCCGTTCACGCTGTCCCCGCCCGCCCCCGTGGCCGCCGCCGGCCCGTACACCGTCACCGCGCTCAAGGTCACCGTCCGGGCCGGCGACCGCAACTGCACCCTGGACACCGACCTCTACCGCCCGGCCGGTGCCGACGCCGCCCATCCGGCGCCCGCCGTGCTGACCACCAACGGCTTCGGCGGCAGCAAGACCGACAGTTCGACCGCCGGCCTGGCGAAGGCCCTCGCGGCCCGCGGCTATGTGACGCTGGCCTACTCCGGCCTCGGCTTCGGCCGGTCCGGCTGCCCGATCTCCCTCGACGACCCCGCGCTCGACGGCCGGGCGGCGAGCGGATTGGTGGACCTGCTGGCCGGCACCCGTACGGCCGACAACGGGACCCGGCTCGACTACGTCACCCGGGACGGTGCCGGCGATCCGCGGGTCGGCATGATCGGCGCGTCCTACGGCGGGGCGGTCCAGCTCGCCACCGCGGCCGTCGACCGCCGCGTCGACGCGCTGGTCCCGCTCATCACCTGGAACGACCTCTCCTACTCCCTCGCCCCCAACGCCGCCGGCCGCGGGCAGGGGCGCGCCGGCGCGCTGCCCGGTGCGTACAAGTGGCAGTGGACGAACGGGTTCTTCCTGATCGGCGAGGCGCAGGGGCTGCTCCATCCGGACCTCGACCCGTCGCGGACCGGCGGCGCCGGCTGTCTGCACTTCGCCGCCCGGGCCTGTGACACCAAGCGGCTGCTGGATTCCGGCAGTTACCCGGCCGGGCGGACCCGGGCCGTGCTCCGCTACGTCCGCAGCGTCTCCCCGGTCTCGTACCTGGCGGCGGTCAAGGCGCCGACGCTGCTGGTCCAGGGCCAGGCCGACACCCTGTTCAACCTCAACGAGGCCGCCGCCACCTACCGGACGCTGCACGCCCGGGGCACTCCGGCCCGGATGATCTGGCAGGCCTGGGGGCACAGCGGCGGGATGCGGAAGCCGGCGGACGGGGAACTCGACCTCGCCCGCGGCAATCTGGACACCAGCTATGTCGGGCGGCGGATCCTGGCGTGGTTCGACCGCTATCTGCACCGCCGTACGGCGGCCGCCACCGGCCCGGCGTTCGCGTACTACCGGGACTGGGCGGGCGACGGGCCCGCGTACGGCACCGCACGCTCCTTCCCGGCCGGCGCCGTCCGGCGGCTGTACCTCTCCGGGGACGGCCGGCTCGTCGGCCGCCGCGGCGAGGTGGTGCGCGGCAGCCGGGAGTACCGCAACCTGCGCGGCCCCACCAGCCATTCGGAGAGCTCGCTGGCCGGGCTGCTCGGTCTGCCGGACGTACCGCCCTACGACGCCCGCGGCACCTTCGCGGACTGGACGTCGCCGCCGGTGACGGGCGCTCCGCTGGAGGTGGTGGGCGCGCCCGCGGTGACGCTGCGGGCCGTCGCGCCGGCGGCCGCGCGGCAGCAGGGCTCCCCGGACGCGGCGGACCGGCTGGTGCTGTTCGCCAAGCTCTACGATGTCGCGCCGGACGGCGGGAAGACGCTGGTGCACCGGTTGGTGGCCCCGGCCCGGGTGGCCGATGTGACCCGGCGGTTCACCGTGGAACTGCCGGGCATCGTGCACCGTTTCGAGCCGGGGCACCGACTGCGCCTGGTCATCGCCGCGAGCGACGATGCCTATACGGGCAATCGCGGGGTGAAGCCGGTGACGGTCGGTGCCGCGCCCGGGGACACCGGGGTCCTCGAACTGCCCGTCGTCCGAGGGGTGTTGCCGTAG
- a CDS encoding DUF5107 domain-containing protein — translation MATSVRHTTLTLPAAPLGPDNPLPALHATDDPHRLALAPDTRLPDGMARRIDYEPLRSILPTRMRDGYGRVRRSTDIEALVLENDRLRATVLPGLGGRVYSLHHKPTGRELLYRNPVWQPAAFALNGAWFSGGIEWNIGATGHTTLSCAPLHAARVPAPDGGEMLRLWEWERLRDLPFQVDLWLPDGSDFLHVGVRIRNPHPRTVPVYWWSNTAVPEDEGTRVLAPADEAWHLGYARTLRRVPVPDSEGADRSYPLRSEYPADYFYEVPDGARGWITSLGADGRGLVQTSTGALRGRKLFVWGAGRAGRRWQQWLTAPGTGGYAEIQAGLARTQLEHVPLEAGGEFAWLEAYGPLATDAATVHGADWAAARTEVETRLEAALPRADVDAAYAAWRPYADHEPKESLATGSGWGALEVARAGLDLPGTPFEADTLGAEQEPWLTLLTTGDLPAAGPVPGPALVAPAWRELLESAAPGPATDYHLGLAQWHAGDRAQAVRSWERALAQGAGCLPLYCLAVAESVAGEPARAADRYAQACEEAARAASEEGPLARAWQAVLPALAREAVPALLAAGRTEAAAQLLAGLRRTVPADGRLELLTAQVLLAQGQPAAAREIFDAGFEIAGLREGDETLGDTWYAIAELLVAAGGPVTEDVRATARATHPLPERYDYRMRP, via the coding sequence GTGGCCACGAGTGTGCGACACACCACCCTGACCCTTCCCGCCGCCCCCCTCGGCCCGGACAACCCCCTCCCTGCCCTGCACGCCACCGACGACCCGCACCGCCTCGCACTCGCGCCGGACACCCGCCTGCCCGACGGCATGGCGCGCCGGATCGACTACGAGCCACTGCGCTCGATCCTGCCGACCCGGATGCGGGACGGCTACGGACGCGTCCGCCGCAGCACCGACATCGAGGCGCTGGTCCTGGAGAACGACCGGCTGCGCGCCACCGTCCTGCCCGGCCTCGGCGGCCGGGTGTACTCCCTGCACCACAAGCCCACCGGTCGTGAACTGCTCTACCGCAACCCGGTGTGGCAGCCCGCGGCCTTCGCCCTCAACGGCGCCTGGTTCTCCGGCGGCATCGAATGGAACATCGGCGCCACCGGACACACCACCCTCTCCTGCGCCCCGCTGCACGCCGCCCGCGTCCCGGCGCCCGACGGCGGGGAGATGCTGCGGCTGTGGGAGTGGGAACGGCTGCGCGACCTGCCCTTCCAGGTGGACCTGTGGCTGCCCGACGGCTCCGACTTCCTGCACGTCGGCGTGCGGATCCGCAATCCGCACCCGCGCACCGTGCCGGTCTACTGGTGGTCCAACACCGCCGTTCCCGAGGACGAGGGCACCCGCGTCCTGGCCCCCGCGGACGAGGCCTGGCACCTCGGCTACGCACGGACCCTGCGCCGCGTCCCGGTGCCCGACTCCGAGGGCGCCGACCGCAGTTATCCGCTGCGCAGCGAGTATCCCGCCGACTACTTCTACGAGGTGCCCGACGGCGCCCGCGGCTGGATCACCTCCCTCGGCGCGGACGGCCGCGGCCTGGTGCAGACCTCCACCGGCGCGCTGCGCGGCCGCAAGCTCTTCGTGTGGGGCGCGGGCCGGGCCGGGCGCCGCTGGCAGCAGTGGCTCACCGCACCGGGCACCGGCGGCTACGCCGAGATCCAGGCGGGCCTGGCCCGCACCCAGCTGGAGCACGTACCGCTGGAAGCGGGCGGCGAGTTCGCCTGGCTGGAGGCGTACGGACCGCTGGCGACCGACGCCGCGACGGTGCACGGCGCGGACTGGGCCGCGGCCCGTACCGAGGTGGAGACCCGGCTGGAGGCCGCCCTTCCGCGGGCGGACGTCGACGCCGCCTACGCCGCCTGGCGTCCGTACGCGGACCACGAGCCGAAGGAGTCGCTGGCCACCGGCTCCGGCTGGGGCGCGCTGGAGGTGGCCCGCGCCGGCCTCGATCTGCCGGGGACACCGTTCGAGGCGGACACGCTGGGCGCGGAGCAGGAGCCCTGGCTGACCCTGCTGACCACCGGTGACCTGCCGGCCGCCGGCCCCGTGCCCGGACCGGCGCTGGTCGCGCCGGCCTGGCGCGAGCTGCTGGAGTCCGCGGCGCCGGGGCCGGCCACCGACTACCACCTGGGTCTCGCCCAGTGGCATGCCGGCGACCGGGCCCAGGCCGTCCGCAGCTGGGAGCGGGCGCTCGCACAGGGGGCCGGCTGTCTGCCGCTGTACTGCCTGGCCGTTGCCGAGTCCGTGGCGGGCGAGCCGGCCCGCGCCGCCGACCGGTACGCGCAGGCCTGCGAGGAGGCGGCACGGGCGGCCTCGGAGGAGGGGCCCCTGGCCCGTGCCTGGCAGGCGGTGCTGCCCGCGCTCGCCCGGGAGGCGGTGCCCGCGCTGCTCGCGGCCGGCCGGACGGAGGCGGCCGCGCAGCTGCTGGCGGGTCTGCGGCGGACCGTTCCGGCCGACGGCCGCCTCGAGCTGCTGACCGCCCAGGTGCTGCTGGCCCAGGGGCAGCCGGCCGCGGCCCGGGAGATCTTCGACGCCGGATTCGAGATCGCCGGTCTGCGGGAGGGCGACGAGACGCTCGGCGACACCTGGTACGCCATCGCCGAGCTGCTGGTCGCGGCCGGCGGACCGGTCACCGAGGACGTTCGCGCCACGGCCCGCGCCACCCATCCGCTCCCGGAGCGGTACGACTACCGGATGCGGCCGTAG
- a CDS encoding ferredoxin: MRITIDTDVCVGAGQCALTAPGVFTQDDDGFSELLPGREDGAGDPLLREAVRACPVQAITVADD; encoded by the coding sequence ATGCGGATCACCATCGACACCGACGTCTGTGTCGGCGCCGGCCAGTGCGCGCTGACCGCGCCCGGGGTGTTCACCCAGGACGACGACGGTTTCAGCGAGCTGCTGCCCGGCCGCGAGGACGGCGCGGGCGACCCGCTGCTGCGGGAGGCCGTCCGCGCCTGCCCCGTGCAGGCCATCACGGTCGCGGACGACTGA
- a CDS encoding GNAT family N-acetyltransferase: MTTNDRYLARARRVGIRHFSAADRDEFTAQARESAELHHPWLAPPATDPAYDAYLLRLQEPLREGFLICELTSGRIAGYLTINNIVHGAFRSGAIGYGAFAHAAGRGLMSEGLRLVLHHAFGTMGLHRLEANVQPANHLSIGLVRRAGFRLEGFSPDFLFLDGAWRDHERWAITAEMVTEEPV, translated from the coding sequence ATGACGACGAACGACCGCTATCTCGCGCGCGCCCGGCGGGTGGGCATCCGGCACTTCTCCGCCGCCGACCGGGACGAGTTCACCGCGCAGGCGCGGGAGAGCGCGGAGCTGCACCACCCGTGGCTCGCCCCGCCGGCCACGGACCCCGCCTACGACGCCTATCTGCTGCGGCTGCAGGAGCCGCTGCGCGAGGGCTTCTTGATCTGCGAACTCACCAGTGGCCGGATCGCCGGCTACCTCACGATCAACAACATCGTGCACGGGGCGTTCCGCAGCGGGGCGATCGGCTACGGCGCCTTCGCGCACGCCGCCGGGCGCGGGCTGATGAGCGAGGGGCTGCGGCTCGTGCTGCACCACGCCTTCGGGACGATGGGGCTGCACCGCCTGGAGGCCAACGTCCAGCCGGCCAACCACCTCTCGATCGGCCTGGTCCGACGCGCCGGCTTCCGGCTGGAGGGCTTCTCGCCGGATTTCCTGTTCCTCGACGGCGCCTGGCGTGACCACGAGCGTTGGGCGATCACTGCCGAGATGGTGACGGAGGAGCCGGTGTGA
- a CDS encoding CoA transferase, with protein sequence MEQRGSGGQHSGTDHAWAALGGDPALTEWITRSGPPGPPGLLPSRLPVLSLARATVAVCALAAAELTARRNGGPLPAVRVDDGAVATAFLSERHLRVDGRAPSSFAPLSRFWPTADGWVRTHANYPHHRARLLRALNLPENAGVPETGAELAGRSAAETEETVYAAGGLAVAVRTPAQWAAHPQGAAVATRPALPAAGLRVLDLTRVIAGPVATRTLALLGADVLRLDAPQLPESQDAHSDTGFGKRSAALDLGAPAGRAAFEELLAGADVVVTGYRPGALDRFGLTPEALAERRPGLVIARLSAWGDDGPWRGRRGFDSLVQAATGIAALETDPGSASQDSTASGGGAKGDGTPGALPAQALDHGTGYLLAAAVFRALTEQTRTGGTCLATFSLARTAHWLLHGPGDDGAPAGPRQEPAASGGAPDPGHHLRETDSPVGRLRHALPPVSFGGAPATWATPPGRCGADAPVWR encoded by the coding sequence ATGGAGCAACGGGGCAGCGGCGGACAGCACAGCGGCACGGACCACGCCTGGGCGGCGCTCGGCGGCGACCCGGCACTGACGGAGTGGATCACCCGCAGCGGGCCGCCCGGCCCGCCCGGTCTGCTGCCGTCCCGGCTCCCGGTGCTGTCCCTGGCCCGCGCCACGGTCGCGGTCTGCGCGCTGGCCGCCGCCGAGCTCACCGCGCGGCGCAACGGCGGGCCGCTGCCGGCCGTACGGGTCGACGACGGCGCGGTGGCCACCGCCTTCCTCAGCGAACGCCATCTGCGCGTCGACGGCCGCGCCCCCTCGTCCTTCGCCCCGCTCTCCCGCTTCTGGCCCACCGCCGACGGCTGGGTACGCACCCACGCCAACTACCCGCACCACCGCGCCCGGTTGCTGCGCGCGCTGAACCTTCCCGAGAACGCCGGGGTGCCCGAGACCGGGGCCGAACTCGCCGGCCGGAGCGCGGCGGAGACCGAGGAGACGGTGTACGCCGCGGGCGGGCTGGCCGTCGCCGTCCGCACCCCCGCACAGTGGGCCGCCCACCCGCAGGGCGCGGCGGTGGCCACCCGGCCGGCGCTGCCGGCCGCCGGGCTGCGGGTGCTCGATCTGACCCGGGTGATCGCCGGCCCGGTCGCCACCCGCACCCTGGCACTGCTCGGCGCGGACGTCCTGCGCCTCGACGCCCCGCAGCTGCCGGAGAGTCAGGACGCGCACAGCGACACCGGCTTCGGCAAGCGGTCCGCCGCACTCGACCTCGGCGCGCCCGCCGGCCGGGCGGCCTTCGAAGAGCTGCTGGCCGGCGCCGACGTCGTGGTGACCGGCTACCGTCCCGGCGCGCTCGACCGCTTCGGACTGACCCCCGAGGCGCTGGCCGAACGCCGCCCGGGGCTGGTGATCGCCCGGCTCTCCGCCTGGGGGGACGACGGCCCGTGGCGCGGCCGGCGCGGCTTCGACAGTCTGGTGCAGGCGGCCACCGGGATCGCCGCCCTCGAAACCGACCCGGGCTCCGCATCCCAGGACTCGACAGCGAGCGGAGGCGGGGCGAAGGGCGACGGTACGCCCGGAGCGCTGCCCGCGCAGGCGCTGGACCACGGCACGGGCTATCTGCTGGCCGCCGCGGTGTTCCGCGCGCTGACCGAACAGACCCGCACCGGCGGCACCTGCCTGGCCACCTTCTCCCTCGCCCGTACCGCGCACTGGCTGCTGCACGGCCCCGGGGACGACGGCGCGCCCGCGGGCCCCCGGCAGGAACCGGCGGCGTCCGGCGGCGCCCCCGACCCCGGGCATCACCTCCGGGAGACCGACAGCCCCGTCGGCCGGCTGCGCCACGCCCTCCCGCCGGTCTCCTTCGGCGGGGCACCGGCCACCTGGGCGACCCCGCCCGGCCGCTGCGGCGCGGACGCTCCGGTGTGGCGCTGA